The following nucleotide sequence is from Micromonospora sp. WMMD1120.
GCCACCGCCCTGGCCCGGGAGGCCGCCGTGGAGGGGGTCGACGTTGTCGTCACCCTCGGTGGCGACGGCACGGTGAACGAGGTGGTGAACGGTCTGATGACGGCCGAGCTGCCGACCCGCTCCGACGACGCCCCGATGGCGGACCGGCTGCCCGCGCTGGCGACCGTCCCGGGCGGCTCCACGAACGTCTTCGCCCGCGCCGTGGGACTGCCCCGGGAGTGGCCGGAGGCCACCAGCATGATCCTGGAGGGGCTGCGGCTGGGTCGGAGCCGGACGGTGGGGCTCGGCCGCGCGGACGACCGCTACTTCACCTTCTGCGCCGGGTTCGGCCTGGACGCCGCGGTCATCCACCGGGTGGAGCAGGCCCGGCGCAAGGGTCGGGTGTCGACGCCGTCGCTCTACCTGCGCTCGATCATGAGCCAGTACTTCTTCGCCTCGGACCGGCGGCACCCGGCGATCGTTCTGGAGCGGCCGGGCGAGCCGGCGGAAGCCGAGCTGGCCACCGTCATCATCCAGAACACGGCGCCCTGGACGTACCTGGGTGACCGGGAGGTCAACCCGAACCCGAGCGCGTCGTTCGATCTCGGGCTGGACGTGCTGGCGTTACGTCAGCTCCGGGTGGCTAGCACAACACGGACAGTGACGCAGTTCCTGGGTCGGCAACCAAATCCGCGCGGGCGTCAGGTGTTACGACTCCATGACACAGCGGAGTTCACGCTGGTCTCCAACCGTCCGCAGGCGTTCCAGCTCGACGGCGACTATCTCGGCGAGCGGGAGAAAGTCAGATTCACCTCCGTTCCCGCCGCACTGAGAGTAATCTGCTAGGTCTCGGGTACTGCCCAAGGTCGACACGGTGGCCACAACGGGTCGGCACGGCCACCGCCACACCGAGGGGCAGGTGCCGGAAATGTCAGCAATGTCACGCGGACTGTACTATATTGATCCTCGACTGTGGCACGCCGGGTAACCAGGAAAGCACTGGAATCCGGACAAACGGGTTGTGGGCTTGCTCACCGCCCGGAGTTTTTCCGAGCGTCACCCTTGACATCACGAGAGTTCGTGAAAGTATTCACAAGCGAACTTGAGTTACCGGGACAACGCCTGGATATGCTCGACAGGTTGAGCTGTTCCAGCAGGTCCCCGGCGCTGAACGCCTGCTCACGCGCTGCCGAATGGACAGACGCTAACCGTCACCATCGGCATTGCGGATGCATATAGGAAAAGCACGACACGCAAAATTGCCACCCATCCAGAATGAGGAGTGTTGCCGCCATGGACTGGCGTCACCATGCTGTCTGCCGCGACGAGGACCCGGAGCTGTTCTTCCCGATCGGGACGTCCGGGCCGGCTCTCCTGCAGGTCGAGCAGGCCAAGGCCGTCTGCAGGCGCTGCTCCGTGACCGACCAGTGCCTGCAGTGGGCACTCGAGTCCGGTCAGGACGCGGGCGTCTGGGGCGGAATGAGCGAGGAGGAGCGGCGCGCCGTCAAGCGACGCGGCGGCCTCCGGGTGCTGCGCGCTCACTCCGCCTGATCCCCAACGACACAGCCGAACGCCCCGGTGGGTCCGCCCGCCGGGGCGTTCCGCTGTCCGGCGCCGGCACGGGTCACCCCGCTGCGTCGTCCACCCGACGCAGCACCAGGTCCACCAACTCGGGCGCGTCGGTCAGCGGCCCGGCCACCGCCACCGCGCCCGCCGACCGGGCCGCCTCGGCCACCGCGTC
It contains:
- a CDS encoding diacylglycerol kinase family protein, producing the protein MRAVLVVNPKATTTSERSRDVLVRALRSEVDLSVRYTRRRGHATALAREAAVEGVDVVVTLGGDGTVNEVVNGLMTAELPTRSDDAPMADRLPALATVPGGSTNVFARAVGLPREWPEATSMILEGLRLGRSRTVGLGRADDRYFTFCAGFGLDAAVIHRVEQARRKGRVSTPSLYLRSIMSQYFFASDRRHPAIVLERPGEPAEAELATVIIQNTAPWTYLGDREVNPNPSASFDLGLDVLALRQLRVASTTRTVTQFLGRQPNPRGRQVLRLHDTAEFTLVSNRPQAFQLDGDYLGEREKVRFTSVPAALRVIC
- a CDS encoding WhiB family transcriptional regulator codes for the protein MDWRHHAVCRDEDPELFFPIGTSGPALLQVEQAKAVCRRCSVTDQCLQWALESGQDAGVWGGMSEEERRAVKRRGGLRVLRAHSA